AAAACCGGAATTGAAGCGGAAAGAATAACACCTGAAAAACTTTCGAATGGCGATTTGAATCCGATAAGTATTAAGATTAAAAACCATTATACATTTACGATTTCGGTAAAGGTTATTGATGAAATTCCGTTTCAGTTTCAAGTTCGTGATTTCAAAATTGTAAAAACTATTAAGGCTTCCGCCGAAAAAGAAATTGGATATGATTTACGTCCAACAGAACGTGGTGAATATTATTTTGGAAATTTAAACCTTTATATTTCATCGCCTTTAAAATTGATTTCAAGAAGATTTACTTTCGATAAAGATCAAATGGTGCCAACGTATCCTTCTTATATACAATTAAGAAAATACGATTTATTGGCTTTCTCTAATAATTTGTACCAATACGGAATCAAGAAAATACGCCGAATTGGTCACACTATGGAGTTTGAACAAATTAAAGAATATGTTCAGGGTGACGATCTTAGAACTTTAAACTGGAAAGCTACTGCGAAGAAAAATTCGTTAATGGTAAACCAGTTTCAGGACGAAAAATCACAATCGGTTTATATGGCGATTGACAAAGGCCGCGTCATGCAAATGCCTTTTGACGGATTGAGTTTATTGGATTATGCGATTAATTCGACTTTGGTTTTATCGAATGTAATTCTTAAAAAACACGATAAAGCGGGGATTTTTTCTTTCTCTAAAAAAGTAGAAAACAGAGTTTTTGCCGAGAAAAGATCTTCGCAAATGCAGAAAATTCTCGAAACATTATACAACATCAAAACTGACTTTTTCGAAAGTGATTACAGCCGTTTGTATGTCGATATCAAAAAAAATATCAATCAGAGAAGTTTGATTATTTTATATACTAATTTTGAAACGATGGACGGTTTAAATCGTCAATTACCTTATTTAAAAGGAATTGCAAAAAGCCATTTATTGGTTGTCGTTTTCTTTAGTAATACTGAACTGAATGCAATTATCAATAAAAAAACAAACACGATTCAGGAAATATACGATAAAGTAATTGCCGAAAAATTCATGTTTGAGAAAAAACTTATTGCCAACGAACTCAAGAAATACGGAATTTACTCGGTTTTAACACAACCGGAAAATCTTACTTTGGATACGATTAATAAGTATTTGGAGATTAAGGCGAGAGGGATTTTGTAGAAAGTGAGAAATGTTTTTTTGTGAGAAGTGAAAATGATAAAGGCTGTTTTTTTTTATAAATATTATTAAAACATCAAGTTCTTCATATCAATTAAGAATAGTTAAAAAATCTTTGAACCTTTGTAACTCTAAAAAAAAAATGAAAAAACTAACCCTACTTCTATTCGTTTTTGCAAGTTTTTTGTCGCATGCACAAAAAAGTGAAACTATAACAATTCCTAATGGAGTAGTTTATAAATATGCCGATGCTAAAGTAATTGAAAAAGCTAAAAAACTAATTAGTGACAATTTATCTTCTAACAGCGATTACAAAATATTACAAAACAATCTTATCATCGGTCCTGAACTCTGGAAGAGATTTAAAGACAATACCAAAATACAAAATATAAAAGGCAGACAAGTTCAATTTCATGTAGACAATGTAATATTAGATGGTAAAATGAGTCAGGATATGACTGATTCTAAAATAATATGGGATGAATTAAAAAATGAAGTTTCTAAGGACTACATCATTAGAAAAGCCAACGAAGAAGAGTTAAAGTATTATTGGTCTGTAATATCATTTGACATTGAAGAGCCATTATTGATTATAGAAAGTAAAGAGCATAATTATATTTTAAATCTGCTGAAAAAAGATTTAAAATTATTGTGGCTAGATGAAGCTCCAAAACAAAATAATACAAATCAAGTTGCTTACAAACAATATCAAAACGGAAAAGAAATTGACTCTGTTTATAAAGGAGAAAAAGGAACCTCTTTGGAAAAAGTTGCCTTTTTAAGTTCTGACGAAGAAATAAATGCAAACACTTCAATTGAAGATATAGAATTAATCCTAAAAAAAACAAATCAAATATTTGACGAATTATTTAAAAACTCAATGAAATCAGGAAAAATAATGGTTGAATTTGAGCTGAAAAAGAAAAAAAACGAAATAACCTATGCTGTTAAAGATGATTTAGATTTAGACATTATGAAAGTCTTTGAACAAAGAGTTAACAGTGAGACATATCCTAATTCAAAAAAAGACCCTATTAAACTTCGATTACTTTTCAAAGTAAATTCGTTAAATGACGTAGAATAAAAAATCTCAATATTCGATTAATAAAATTTAAACTCTTTTGTCTTAACTTTTGAAACTAATAAAATGAAAAAACTAACTCTACTTCTATTCGTTTTCACAAGCTTTTTGTCGCATGCACAAAAAACAGAAAACATCATTATCATAACCACAGACGGTTTTAGATGGCAGGAAATTTTTAAAGGAATGGATCCTGCAATTGCCAATGATAAAAAATTCAATCAAGGCGATAGTACTTATATCTATAAAAAATATTCAGGTTCAGACTTCAAGGAATCCCGCAAAAAAATTATGCCTTTTTTATGGTCCGAAATTGCTGCAAAAGGTCAAATTTATGGCAATCGCGATTTAGAAAGTAACGTTGATGTTTCAAATCCGTATTGGTTTAGTTATCCCGGATATAGCGAAATCATGACCGGAAATGTTGATGTTGCTGTTAATTCTAATAGTTACAAAGCGAATCCGAATGTGAACGTTTTGGAGTTTTTGAATCAGCAATCAAAACTAAAAGGGAAAGTTGCCGCTTTTGGCGCCTGGGATGCTTTTGACAGAATTTTAAACGAAGAAAGAAGCGGTTTTCCTGTAATTTCTGCTTTTGATAATGTTGGAGGAAACAAACCAACAGAAACTCAAAAACTACTAAATGATATGCGAAATAATTCGTTTAAACCTTTCCATGAAGATGAATGTCTGGATGTTTTTACGCATTATGAAGCTTTAAATGAACTGAAAACTAAGAAACCAAAAGTACTTTATATCTCTTATGGAGAAACTGATGAATGGGCACATGCAGGACACTACAGATCTTATCTTGACGCTGCAAATCAAGTAGACAAATGGATTAAAGAAATTTGGGATTTTGTTCAAAATGATCCGCAATACAAAAATAAAACTACTTTATTAATTACGGTAGATCACGGTCGTGGCGACAAAACAAAAACACAATGGACAGATCACGGGTCTGACGTTCCGGGAGCATCACAAATTTGGTTCGCCGCAATGGGACCAGAAATCTCACCAAAAGGCGAAGTAAAAACTGCATCGCAATTGTATCAAAAACAAATTGCACAAACTATTGCCAAAATCATGGGATACACTTTTACAACATCACATCCTGTTGCAGATGAAATTTCAGAAGTAGTTAAGAAATAGTTTTTTTGCCACGAATTTCACGAATTTTCACGAATTGGTATTTTGCTTTAATACTAATAAAATTCGTGAAATTCGTGGCATTTTATTTCTTAAACATAAATATTATAGTAAAATTTTCAAAGTGTTTTTGAGTAAGCAAAAGCCTTTAAATTGAGAGTTGATTATCCTTTAATATTAAATAAATAACTTATGAAACAAGAATATTATGGATTAACTATAGATCAATACATTAATATTGTTATAGCCGCTTCAACACTTCTAACTTTAATTTGTACCTTTTTCATAATCAGAGAATCAGTACGAATGAGAAAAATGTATATAACTCCAGATATAAGCATGTATTTACATTTTGGAGAAGCAAGTCCTACATTAATGTTTTTAACTGTTGAAAATATTGGATTTGGAACTGCCTGTAACGTTAAATTTAAAATAATAAAAGACTACAATTTTTATAAATACAAAGATGATAAATTAATAAATCATGGAATTTTCAATAAAGGAATTTCAGATTTTTATCCGAAGCAAAAATTTCGATATTTCATAAATGATTTATCCGAAAATAATTTGGAAAAAATAAAGGAAAATTTTTTAATTCAAGTTTCATATCATGATGTTACCAACAAGTCATATAAAAAAACATATGATTTAAAAATTGAAGAGTTCATTGGAGGAAGTAAATTTACACCCCCTGAAAGCTATATAGGAAGAATTTCATATGAATTAGAGCAAATTAAAAAAATATATAGTAAAGATTTAGATTCAAAATCTGAACAACAAAATTAAAGAAGTTGTTGAAGAAGAAAAGACTCTGAACCTTTGCTCCTTTGAACCTTTGCTCCTACTTTAAAAAAAACTCAGTACCTTAGCGCCTCAGAATCTAAGTACCTTTAAAAAAAATGAAACAAATTACTTCAATACAAAATCCCTTTATAAAATCGCTTGTTTTACTACAGGAAAAGGCAAAAAACCGCAAGCAAACGGGAACATTTTTGATTGAAGGCTTACGCGAAATTTCACTTGCTATAAAAGGTGGTTACGAAATAGAAACTGTTTTATTTTTACCCGAATTGGTTACTGAAAGTCAGATTAATAAATTGATCAATACGCCGGTTCAGTTAATCGAAATTAATAAAGAAGTTTACCAAAAACTAGCGTATCGCGACACTACTGAAGGTATTTTGGCTATAGCCAAAACCAAATCAATGCTTTTATCTGATTTAAAATTATCTGATAATCCGTTAATAATTGTTGCGGAAGCTCCAGAAAAACCAGGGAATATTGGCGCACTTTTGCGTACTGCCGATGCTGCAAATCTTGATGCCGTTTTGATTGCGAATCCTAAAAGTGATTTATACAACCCAAATATTGTTCGGTCAAGCGTTGGCTGTTTGTTTACGAACCAAATTGCAACAGGAACTACAGCCGAAATCATTGCTTTTTTGAAAGAAAAAAAGATCGATTTTTATTGTGCTACATTACAAAATTCAACATCTTATCATACGCAGGACTTTACTACTCCAACTGCTTTAGTTGTAGGCACAGAAGCCACGGGATTAACGCAGGATTGGCGTGATGCAGCTACACAAAATATTATTATCCCGATGCAAGGTGAAATCGACAGCATGAATGTCTCAGTTGCGGCGGCCATTTTAATTTTTGAAGCCAAACGCCAGCGAGGATTTAACTAAACCAAACTTTATTATGAATTACAAATTATCTCTTTTAGCATTATTATTTAGTTTTT
This genomic interval from uncultured Flavobacterium sp. contains the following:
- a CDS encoding RNA methyltransferase, whose protein sequence is MKQITSIQNPFIKSLVLLQEKAKNRKQTGTFLIEGLREISLAIKGGYEIETVLFLPELVTESQINKLINTPVQLIEINKEVYQKLAYRDTTEGILAIAKTKSMLLSDLKLSDNPLIIVAEAPEKPGNIGALLRTADAANLDAVLIANPKSDLYNPNIVRSSVGCLFTNQIATGTTAEIIAFLKEKKIDFYCATLQNSTSYHTQDFTTPTALVVGTEATGLTQDWRDAATQNIIIPMQGEIDSMNVSVAAAILIFEAKRQRGFN
- a CDS encoding phosphoglyceromutase, producing the protein MKKLTLLLFVFTSFLSHAQKTENIIIITTDGFRWQEIFKGMDPAIANDKKFNQGDSTYIYKKYSGSDFKESRKKIMPFLWSEIAAKGQIYGNRDLESNVDVSNPYWFSYPGYSEIMTGNVDVAVNSNSYKANPNVNVLEFLNQQSKLKGKVAAFGAWDAFDRILNEERSGFPVISAFDNVGGNKPTETQKLLNDMRNNSFKPFHEDECLDVFTHYEALNELKTKKPKVLYISYGETDEWAHAGHYRSYLDAANQVDKWIKEIWDFVQNDPQYKNKTTLLITVDHGRGDKTKTQWTDHGSDVPGASQIWFAAMGPEISPKGEVKTASQLYQKQIAQTIAKIMGYTFTTSHPVADEISEVVKK
- a CDS encoding DUF58 domain-containing protein; translation: MKFIKSLYLNNFFFYVLLSIIGMFVFAFIFPNLYNAVWYIVLVLVTFSGLDIMLLYLTKTGIEAERITPEKLSNGDLNPISIKIKNHYTFTISVKVIDEIPFQFQVRDFKIVKTIKASAEKEIGYDLRPTERGEYYFGNLNLYISSPLKLISRRFTFDKDQMVPTYPSYIQLRKYDLLAFSNNLYQYGIKKIRRIGHTMEFEQIKEYVQGDDLRTLNWKATAKKNSLMVNQFQDEKSQSVYMAIDKGRVMQMPFDGLSLLDYAINSTLVLSNVILKKHDKAGIFSFSKKVENRVFAEKRSSQMQKILETLYNIKTDFFESDYSRLYVDIKKNINQRSLIILYTNFETMDGLNRQLPYLKGIAKSHLLVVVFFSNTELNAIINKKTNTIQEIYDKVIAEKFMFEKKLIANELKKYGIYSVLTQPENLTLDTINKYLEIKARGIL